The stretch of DNA aaagaagatttctttctcttctttcgtaagagcgtaggtggcaggacctttatactgcttcggaggcatgccgtctttttcgtgcaaactttgcaggtcctcccgtgcctcaggtgtatcttttgtcttcccatacatgcccaagaagcctagcaggttcacgcaaaggttcttcgtcacgtgcatcacgtcgattgaggagcggacctctaggtctttccagtagggtaggtcccaaaatatagatttcttcttccgcatgggtgtgtgtccctcagcgtcattcggaacagctagtccactgggaccctttccaaagattacatagtgtaaatcattgaccatagcaagcacgtgatcaccggtgcgcatggcgggcttcttccgttgatctgcctcgcctttgaaatgcttgcctttctttcgacattgatggttggtcggaagaaatcgacgatggcccaggtacacattcttcctgcatttgtccaggtatatactttcagtgtcatctaaatagtgcgtgcatgcgtggtatcctttgtttgtctgtcctgaaaggttactgagagcgggccaatcgttgatggtcacgaacaacaacgccttaaggttaaattcctcctgtctgtgctcatcccacgtacgtacaccgttttcattccacagctgtaaaagttcttcaactaatggccttaggtacacatcaatttcgttgccgggttgcttagggccttggatgagaactggcatcataatgaacttccgcttcatgcacatccaaggaggaaggttatacatacatagagtcacgggccaggtgctgtgattgctgatctgctccccgaaaggattaatgccatccgcgcttaaagcaaaccatacattccttgggtcctttgcaaactcatcccagtactttctctcgatttttctccattgcgacccgtcagcgggtgctcttaacttcccatctttctttcggttctcactgtgccatcgcatcaacttggcatgcttttcgtttttgaacagacgtttcaaccgtggtattataggagcataccacatcaccttcgcaggaaccctcttcccggggagctcgtcgtcaacatcaccagggtcatctcgtctgatcttataccgcaatgcaccgcataccgggcatgccttcagatccttgtatgcaccgcggtagaggatgcagtcattagggcatgcatgtatcttctccacctccaatcctagagggcatacaatcttctttgttgcgtatgtactatcgggcaattcgttatcctttggaagcttcttcttcaatattttcagtagcttctcaaatcctttgtcagccacagcattctctgcctttcactgcggcaattccagtacggtaccgagctttgtgttgccatcttcgcaattggggtataacccttttttgtgatcctctaacatgcgatcgaacttcagcttctccttttgactttcgcattgcgtccttgcatcgacaatgacccggcggagatcatcatcatcgggcacatcgtctggttcctcttgatcttcagcagcttcacctgttgcagcatcattgggcacatcgtctggttcctcttgatcttcaccagctccccccgttgcagcatcaccgtattcagggggcacatagttgtcatcatagtcttcttcttcgccgtcttccatcataacccctatttctccgtgcctcgtccaaacattatagtgtggcatgaaacccttgtaaagcaggtgggagtgaaggattttccggttagagtaagacctcgtattcccacattcaatgcatggacaacacataaaaccattctgcttgtttgcctcagccgcatagagaaactcatgcacgcccttaatgtactcgcgggtgtgtctgtcaccgtacatccattgccggttcatctgcgtgcattatatataattaagtgtccaaattaatagaagttcatcatcacaattaaaccaaagtgcatacatagttctcatctaacaacatatagctctccagagcatctaattaattaaaccatacattgaaactatgtaaaacatttcaatgcgaaaacaaatgcgatcataatcgcaaccaaggtaacaattgatccaacggcataatgataccaagcctcggtatgaatggcatattttctaatctttctaatcttcaagcgcattgcatccatcttgatcttgtgatcatcgacgacatccgcaacatgcaactccaatatcatcttctcctcctcaatttttttattttttccttcaataaattgttttcttcttaaactaaatttaacctctcgacaatagggtcggttggcatttccgattcacatacatcctagataaataaaatctatgtcacgttggtcggcataattttcataaacaataaatgaaccaatagttataaagataatatacataccacatccgaatcatagacaggatgagggccgacgggggcggataccaaaaccatcgcactatataagatgcaataataaatgtaataaaatgatacaagtatctatctaaacatacaagtaagaatatttttcctttcagaaagaagataagaacaagaggctcaccacggggtgtcggtgatgagatcggcgcgggtgatcgacgacggtgaagacggggacggggcgtgacggaccgctaaatctagacaaatctcgaggaaaatggagcttggaggtcgagcttcgacaggagaaagcttaagtagtgtggctcgggcattccatcgaacacctcatgtgcataggaggtgagctagagcaccacaaagccctctccccctcggccagagaaaaacagagcactggggtgctctgctcgcgagcgaggggtatatataggcacctcattggtcccggttggtgacatgagccgggactaaaggggagcctttggtcccggttcaagccacgaaccgggaccaatggtggtgggccaggagcgaggcccattggtcccggttcatcccaccaaccgggaccaaaaggtccagatgaaccgggaccaatggcccatgtggcccggccggccccctgggctcacgaaccgggaccaatgcccacattggtcccggttctggactgaaccgggactaatgggctgacccggcctggaccaaagcccagttttctactagtgtggccgTTTCCGCTAGTGCATGGAGACCCAGTGCACTGGACGGCGCTGGCGGCGCGCTAGTCTGCTAGTGCACAACTCGTTGGCGTAGCACCAGCCCCTCCGTCGAGGGAAACACTGATGGAGGATGGCGGTGGGCTCGGACAACTTCTCCACACTTGCCGCCAGAGTTGATGGTGGCGAACTGAACCACGATGAGGCCGACGCCCTCTCCAAGGCTTCCGCTAGAGTAGATGGCGGTCAGACTCGGCCACAATGAAGTTGGCTCTCGGCGCTCTTCGTCGGAATCCGTCACAGAATACACAGCGGCGGGCTCGGCCATGATAAGTTTGTCCCTTAACGCTTGTCGTTGAGGTCGATGGCGTCGGGTTCAGGACGGTGGCCTCTCTGAGTTTGCCGTCAGGGGAGCCAACGTTAGGCTAAGCCAACGCAAGGCTAGCTCCGCGGCACTTTCTACACCAACACGGAACTCGCGTAAATACGACCATCTTCTACTTCACCTCAATGCTCGCCCGAGGCGTGGTGCCATCAACCATCGACATCATGGAGCTCGTCCAATGCGGGACACCTACACCGCCGTccacacccagcccatcgatgttgAGGCACACCATCTACACCACCATCGACATGGAGCGCGCTTGCCAGAAGCGGGGCTTGGTCGACACTACCGTCCACGCGGAGGTTGGCCTGGGAGGGGTTTGGTCTACACCGCCACCAACGAGGAGCTTAGCCTGGGGTGGGGCTGGGTCTACACCGTCGTAGACATGTGCACACCCAGGCGGGGGCGTCGTCTGCACCGTCACCGACACTGAGCTCGCCTAAGGGTGTGCGCAGTCAACATCACCTTGGAGCTTGTCAAAGGCGGGTATGCCTTTTGCGCCTCTACCAACGCAGGGCGGCCAAGGCGGGTGCCGTCCACACTGCCGCCGATGTGGGGCTCCCTCGGAGTGGAATGTTGTCCACAACGCCTCCGACATGAAACATCGCCCGAATGCAGGTGCCATCTACATAGCTTCATAGCGCGCCCATGGTTGGTGTCCCCTATGTTCCGCCTCTAACATGGAGCTCGCCTGAAAGTTGGGCATCGTTCACACACCACCTCGAAGCTCGCCCAAGACGGGATAGCCTTTCTACACAGCCCCCAACCTAGAGTTTGCCCAAGCCAGGGCATCTCGTGGATACGGAGCTCTCCTAAGGCGAGACGCCGTCTACACTACTGCGAACCTGGAGCATGCCCAAAGCGACGCACCGTCTACGCCGCGTTGAACACATAGCCTGTCAAAGCCAGCGTGTCTGGCAGAGTCGGGGCTTGTCCATGGAAGAGTGTCATCTAGTACATCATTGTAACGGAGCCCATCCATTGATAGGAGTGGTTTACTCCTCCTCCAACATGGAGCTCACCCGAGGTGATCTGCAATCTGCGTTGCCGCCAACATGAAGGCCCCTAAGTTGGGCGCCGTCGAAGCAACCTCCAACATGGGGCTCGCCCAAGCTGGGGGCACCTATGTTATCGTTGCCATCGCAGGAGCCCATCCATGCTGGGTCATCGTGTACTCCGCTGCCGAGGAGGATATCCTTCTACACCATTGCCGAAATGGAGCCTACCCCATGGTGGGGCGCCGTCTACATTGCAGCCGACACAAGTCATTGTCGGGCATCGTTAATGCCGACTCTCAGCTCGGCGAGGATTTTTGGCTACACTGACACCGGACATCTCCCACATCTACCCCAACATCAACACCGATGCAAATCATCAACATCGTCTTAGAGTCGGCGAGGCGAAGCTGTACTCCACCGATATGTCTTTTCCCAATGAAGCAATCCATATCTTGCCAGGCACCGACGAGGCGAAGGCAAGTCATCTAGTCCGACCCTGACAAGGCGGACACCACCAGGCCGGGCATCGACGAGGCGAAGGCCACCCACTTCGTCATTGGACAATGACAAGATGGAGGGATACGGCTTAGTAGAGCCAGAGCGATGGGCGTACCGCTCTCCCTTCATTGCATTGCCACATCCCCATCATCTAGACCAAGCCAACGGAGTAATTGAAGCCTTCAACAAGATGCTCAAGGAGACATTGACAAGGTACCGGAGAGATTGCCATGAACGTCTCTTTGAGTCCTCGTGGGCGTACCGCATTACGGTCCGTACCCCAACACAGGCAACTCCGTTCTCTCATTGAGGGGAGTGAAGCGATCCTGACGCTGGAGGTCCAGCTACCCTCTTTGCGAGTGGCTATCCAATATGAGATCACCCATGCCGAACAGGTACAACTACGGTTTCAGGAGCTCGACGCCCTTGAAGAGGGGCGACTTCATGTCCGACAGAACCTGGAGCTTTACCGCCAGAATATGGTGAGAGCTTATGACAAGCTCGTCAAGCAACGCGTCTTCCAAAAAGGCGAGTTGGTCCTCGTGCTCAGGTGGCCCATCGTCGTGACGCACAAGACGAAGGGCAAGTCCGAGCCAAAGTTGGAAGGACCATATGTCATGGAGCAAGTCTACGACGGGGGAGCATACCAACTCGTCGATTCCCAGGGAGTCCAACCTATACCCCCAATCAACAGAAGATTCctaaaaatatatttttcttaaaattTTGCCTCTTTTGTTGCCTTCCGGATTTCCATTGGGGAAACGTTTTCTGTGGGCTATCGGATCCATGATGCATTCTCCTTTGCATTTCGTGGATATATCTAGTTCTCCCCAATTTTTACGGACTAAGTCCAACAAAAAATGGCTTTCCCCTATCACACTACGCTATTGATTGAAGTTTCGGCTACCCTAGGACTTGTTGGAGGGCGGCACCATGTGTCAAGTTGCAGGTGGAACGGCTCCTACACCCACAATGCACGACACGTACCAGGTGTATGCTTCCGGAGGCAGTGGAGATGATTACTTGGGCACTTCTAAGTATTGAGACCCCATGCTCTTCATGTTTCCCGGGATGCCTCGTGTTCACAGAGGCACACACCCCAGGAAAGACTATAGGAAAAGATCATGGAGGGCTGCCTGACCCAACACAAGTTGGTTTAGTGCGTAGTCACATGGCAACCCTGGGGTGCGCCACCAGAAGCCCCAGATAAAGTGCTAGAGGGTTTTTCCTAGTCCAGAGAGGTGAATAGTTGCCTTCCAAGTTCCCAAGGTGGGTCCCCAAGAAATCCTGGAAGAAGAGTCCTCAAGAAGTTCGAGCCAAATGTCAAAGCAAGTCCATGAAGTCGGCGGCCAATCAATCATCCGCGTGAGCAATCAAAATAAAATTCCAAAAGTCCAAGAAGCAAATTCAAGAAAAAATCCCAACAGTCCAAGAAGCTGGCAAGTGTTCCCAAGTTGTAAGGAACCCACTGGAAGGAAGGCGGGAGGTAGCTGTTCAACACCCCTCAATATGCACGAAGAAAAATCGCCAAGCCGTTGTCCCAAAACCATTTGCCCTAAACCTACCATACCCAAGTCTCTGGGTGCATGGGGCATGTGCAGGGGGTATGTTGAGCTGTGGGGGCCCTCAGTATGAGGATGGGCTAGAGTATGAATTTATGTTGCCTCTCGGAAACATCCCGAAACACGGCGTCTTCATACACATACACCGAAGCTTATTTAAGTTGTTGAGTTGCAATCGTCAAGGTCTTTCGATGGTTCCCAGTGACATGTCCTTTGGCAGCCTTCTCGGATATCACGCCCAATAGCTGGTGTATAACGGGAAAGCCAACATTTTAAAAACCCGCAAACTTTTTTTTCCGCCTACTTTCATTTTGGTGTTTCTAGTtgtgctcctccaacatctttgcagCCATGGAGTATCGTTTCCTGTCATCGTCAACGGCATTCTGACGACAAACCACTACATCGAACTACATCATGGGTGTTTGGGGGTAGCAATACCGATGCGTCCATGACAACGCCGACGACACCCCGACAACCAATAGTCTACACCGACGGGCACAATGGGCGCCAGAAGGCAACACTTGCGCTCATGAAGTTGGCGCCGACGTGTCTCCGTGGCCCCGTCTTCAACACCAATGAAGCACTGGGGCAACATCAACCCCTCAAACATTCGTAAGGCCGATGGCATCCTGGCGTACCACCAGAATTGTCACGCCATGAGTGGTGTGACGATCCACTGAATGAAGGTTAGCTATCGACGGTCTACTGATGCCTCGCCTACATCAACACAAGAAGATCATGGGAGCAGTGCAACGCGCCAGTGCGGCCAGTGTGAATCTGTGAACCCTCCAATCAAGTCGGTTGACATTGTAGCAGCTAGACGATCGCGACGAAATTGGTAAATTTTGTATTTGTTTTCAGGACAAGGCATGATCTTTCGCCATGGAATGAAGACAGGATAGGGTTGCTTCGTTGGCTGGCATCGTGCATGTTATATGATCCAACAAGCTCCCCAGAGAATAAAAGTGTGGATGGAGATGCCTACACTAAATCACATCATTACTAACCAAACATCTTCAAAACGACGTGCACGCTCGTCACGAAGATATTATCTCCGAATTTACCCTCCAGGCTGCATATGAATAATGCGCCAAGAAAAGCGGAAAAAAGATATTCGTCGAGCCAAGCTCGATTTGCTTCGTACTCAAGCTCAACTCGATGAGGGGGCATTTGTTCGACGAGTTTTTATACACTATGGCATAAAATAATAATTTTTAATGAGTTTTTAGGGCAGGCTATATATGGAGGCAGGTTTGAACCGGAGCATGTATATACATATGTCCGTACATACGCGCTGGTGTACTGGTGCACGATAAAACTATGTACGTGCATATGGCCATGGATGTGTACACGCAATGCAAAGAGACCAAATACTAGTACTTCCATATTGCATGCGTTCAGAGCCAAGTTTAACATGCCATGCACGTAACTGGGTATGTATAAATACGCAAGCTTGCCCGCGTACATATCCGAATACTCATGCGTACATATTCAGGTATCTGCGGCCGGCGGCAAGCACGGGCGTATACATACGCAAATACCTGGTGCAACCCGACCAGCAGATGGATGGCATGGCCGGACGCTTACGTACAATCGGTAAGTTACAAAATTTTAGAAACAAAAGCAACCGTCTTGGTCTTCGATCATCTTGGAAAGGCATGCGTGCATAAACAAGGGATGTagcaatttatttatttttctttgtttgcGCAGGCATGCAAGCGTATTAGAAAAGAAGAGGTAAGATGGAAAGGAGACTTAAGATAGAATGTTTGGATCTTGCCGACCAAGCAAGCGGGCTTGCGCTCAATCGAGACGGCCTACGACCACCTCTATATAAAGGAGCACGCACGCACCAAGGGAGGAGAGGAAACTCAGGAAGGCCACCACATCCGCGGCACGCAGTGGGGCACAACCACAGGCGGTGGTGCGCTTGCCGGGCAGCACGCACACAGCCTGGCAGCACGCACACAGCCTGGCTTTGTCCGGCGATGGCAGCGTACGCGCGCCAAGGCACGCGGACGCATGTCAGCCACGGCGGAGCATCCACGAAGGAACACATCCATGAGGAGGTGTGCCATGACGATCGGACGATGTAGCTTCCTCTACGGTACATGTGTatcgtttctctatttcaggtaCAGGTGCAACGACGCAACACAAGAACGGGAGCACGGTATCTCGCCGAGCCCTGGCGGTAGCGTCGAGGAGAAAGGACGCACCCATGGCGGCAGCGACGAGGCAGCCGTGATGTACTGACTAGAGGGACCAGATCAAGATATCTCATGCAGAAGAGAAGAACTCACGTTGCGGACGTGCCGACGGTGACGGCAGTGGCAGCATACACACTCAGAAGAAAGACACATCCAGCCGAGAGAGATGCGCCGCGGCTGCGCTCGCGGCGAGAGGACGCGGTGGCGACAGCGTACCCGTTCGAGCTCGAAGATGTGGTGACGACGACAACAACACACCCGAGACTGCAGGCATGCGGTGCATGCATGTGCCATCGCCAACATGCCCTCTTCGTTCCTTTTCTATGGTCTTTTTCTTACCAGGTTCATGGTGAAGGAACGACACCGTCGCAGGATGAACCACCGTTAATTTGTTCGCCTCCGGAGAAGAGACCGAGGCGGCTGCGTCCAGAAGAACACGATGTGACTCCACAGAGGCAGTGGATGAAATCAGAGGAGCGCAGCGTCGCCCTCAGACACACACCTATGGACGGCGAGGAAGCAGCCCATCCTCTTTTTCATGTACAGGTGCAACGGAGAGAGCGGACGACACATCCCAACAGCGCTCTTCTCATACCAGGAGGAATGGAGGTGGCAGACAATGCGTCTAGAGAAGAAGGCCGTGGATGAAGCGAAGCTCGTCTTCTACCAAGTGCAATGGAGGCGGTGGATGGCGCGCCCAACGGAGATGACTCGGGAGCAGCCTGAGCTCGCCAACAACATAGCCCAGCCTCTAGCTCCTTTGAAGGTCTACCATGTCAGCGGCGTACAGGACCACGACGAACAGGTTCATGGTGAACGGGACACCGGCGTACAGGTTTTACACCATGCTTCTAGGAGGAGACGGCGTGGCGGAACCGAAGCTCGCAACGACGTAGCCCAAGTCAAGTCCATGGCGAATAGGTCTCTCGGGTGCACAAGTCTATGGCGTCCCAATCGCAGTGGGGCGCTTTGGTTTCCAGTGGAGACGACGTGGTCGAACCGGAGCTCGCTACGATGTAGCCCGAGACAAGTCCATTGTGAGCATGTCTCTCTGATGCACAGGTCCATGGCGCTCCGACCGCGGTGTACAGATCTGGCGCTTTGGTTTCCGGTGGAGACGACGCGGTCGAACCGGAGCTCGCGACGACGTAGCCGGCGACAAGTCCATGGCGAACAGGTCTCTCCGGTGCACAGGTCCTCGGCGAACAGGTCATCGGTGCACAGGTCCATGGCGCCCCGAACAGGTCATGTGCGTTGCTTCCCGGAGGAGACGACATGGCGGAGCCGGAGCTCGCAACGACGTAGCCTGAGACAAGTCCATGATGAACAGGTCTCTCCGGTGCAGAGGTCTACGACGTTTCGATCATGGTGCACAAGTCTGGTGTCTTGCTTCCCGAAGGAGACGACGTGGCGGAACCGGTGCTCACGACGATGCAGCCCGAGACCAGTCTCACCTATGAAAGCGCACCCACCATGGCGAACAGGTCCTTGGCGTACAGGTCTCGGCGTGCTACTTGTCTCGGTAAACCACCGAATACGGCGTTTAGTCGAGACGAGGCACCCACCATGGCGGACAGGTCCTCGACATATAGGTCTCGATGTACAGGTCCATGGCGTCCCCAGCATACGGGTCCCCTTTCGGTGTAGCACCCACCCAAGGCAATAAAACCACTACAACATCTCCTCACGAGTTCGTCGGGCGGCGTCCTTGACAAAACAGACTGCCATAGACTTGGCGTACAATCAAGTGAGATGCACCCATCACGGCGCACAGGTCATTGGTGAACAGGTCCCGGCGTACAGGCCCACGGCGTCGCCGATGTACAGGTCCCCTTTCTATGGCCATGTGAGGTGGCATCCTTTGCCTTGGCGGACCGCCGTAAACTCGGCGTCCAGCCGAGACAAGGTGCCAATTACATCGGCATTGCCGATACGAGTGAGCGTTGGTTTTACACCAACGCCGGTCTCCATAAGAATACTCCCGCGAGGCAACCCCTTGCATACACGACGAAGCCGCTACGTCGTCAAGAAGTCCGAGCTGTGCAGGACCCATGCAACTTCAACACCGACTAAATCAACGTTGTCAAGACCGACGAGGCGCGACGGCGAGGGCGAATGTGGCCAGCACGAAGCCATGTTTTGAGCGGcacgtgtaccgacgaggacacgggctttgccaccgcccacaccacacacacacacaccatcatcatcatgcatggagaacgcgaagcgaagacgacgaagacgaccacacggcttaatcggaggtatctcgcggagcaacccgcgggagtaattaaccgggagcttttcgaggccccgggaaccaggagaccgcacatCGTCATAGTCAGGCAGGCGgcgctagtaggccacggagcgcGACCATATTTTatgggatcttgtaattttgttcatcCAAAGAGATAAATGAAATACTTGTTTCATGTATCACTTTTCTTTGTGTACTACGGTACACTGGCACgtcctcattttttctttttccccGGCACATGAGAGAAATACATactccttctcttcccttctcCCGGAGTGCTAtaagatttttctcgtgtcaaacaccTATTTATTCCATGATACTTGTTACGTCTCATATTGTATTGTTTTACATGCTTGTGTGCTATATAAATCATGTACATCTTGTAATGTAAGGTGAAGCATAATGGTATTCGTTTGATCATAATTATGTTGTGATTCATTTTGATGCTTTGTGGGATAAGGTCATGTTGTTGTTGCAGACATTTGTTGTGTTTAATTTATTTTTTCAAAAGCATAACAAATAGTCAAATTAGCGGaaacataacccagttcagcatcaTATGTAATTATCCATCTTGACGAACTCGCAATGTTATGCTAGCTAGCATTAACGATCAAATATGTGACACTTGAATTAAATGTTATGCAATGAATAATAAATTTGTTAACAGATCCGTAAGACAATTAGGTCACATAATATTGCACAATATTATAGAGCTAATGCAGAACAGGCTCGCTAATCTTTGAGTTACTGTTTACCTCATGTGGCAAGTATTATTGGTTGGCAGGTACTTTTTAGCTTTTCTCAAGCTATATTGTCAACTTAAAACCAGGACGCTACTTGAGAAAGTTGTTTACGCCAACGCGACTGGTAATTTTCAGGCTTCAGCGGATCAAACCGTTCGTGCTGGCGTCCCTCCAGGCAGGACAGATGACCGAAACCCGCCCCAAATCAAAAGCGTTGGGGGCAAGATTATATAAGTGCAAATGTCGCGCCTTCGGCACGACTGCATGAGACCAGAAGTGCAAATAAGAGTTTTCAGGGCTAGCTGAGTACTTCAGTACAAAATACCATTTCTTTACAACATCTCCGAAATCTACCAAGATTCCTGACTTTTCAGGAAACAAATCGGTACAGTGTTGGGAGAAAAGATATGAGAAGGTGAATACTGCAAGTGGAATCATCGACACAAAATAATACATTCAGACGATACAATACATCTCTCAGCAGGGTCTTCTTTTGTCCACTTTCAAATGATGGATGTTGAACCATCTCTTCCTGCGAAGACGCTCTttaggtttcttttcttttttattaggGCCCTCTTCATCGCTCACTGATGCCTCCATCGTCGTCGGACTCTTAGATTTCTTCTCTTTTCTTACACTTTGGTCATCGTCACTTTTGGACCCTTTAGAGGATGTTTTCCCTTTGCTGTCACTGGAACTCCGCTTTAGAGTTGGGCTGTTGGTGTAGGATGCATGAATGGCATTCCTTTCGTTGAGAAGCTCATCGATCTATGCAAGAACATGATGTGAGAAcaaggcaaggaacaaaaatagaTGTTCCACAAATACACGTACCGTTTGCATTTCTTGAGCATATCTGCTGGTCATTTCGGTGAACTTTGCTAAAACCTGCCAATTCCAACTCTTAATAATGATGTGTTTTCACTTAAAAGGCTGTTTCCGTAGAGAATCTGCAAAAGGTAGGGCATACCTCTCTATACTCTGACTCAAATTTAGACAGCTCGGACCGTTTTGCAAGTATCTTTGCCTCCACGCTTCGTAGCTTCTCCTTTTCGGTGGAAAAGGGTTCAACACATACAACCTCTAAGGTATAGGTTGCACTTTTGAAGAAATTATCACCTAATGGACCAAATGCTTTATATAAGcctgtacatgtttgccatggatAATTTTACAGGAAGTAACATAAAAGTGGCATACCATAAACAGCAAAATAATGGGTCCCTTCTTTCAGTTCATTAACTTCGCATGGTTGAAAACCATCCAATCTCTTAAAGAATGCACTATCGGGATCTTTTGCAGCAGCAGCCTGGAAATGATTGGAGCTTGTCAAGAGGCAACCCAACAAAGAAATAAAAGGATAGACAACAAGACACTATTTGTATACTCACTGAATTATTATGTTCAAAACGGTACACAGGAAAGCCAAGAAAGAACATCCCAGCAGAAGTAACTTTCCCGGTCTTTCCACTATCTTCCTGCAAGACTGGTAGACGTCAGCTGACATAATGCTCAAAGCCTCAAAAACTAGCGCACTGAAAATTATAAAATGGACTAACACAAGCATACTACCAAGGCATTATGCAATCCAAATTTGACTACTCCAATCACACTAGAAGATCTGGTTAGGCCTGAGAAAGCAACATGTGCGTAAATGCCTGGATTTAACCAAGCTTCTGGATGGGGGATAGGATCACAAAAAGACTTTGTTAAGGTTTAGGCCATTCACAGAACGCAGCTTCTCAGTAGGATT from Triticum dicoccoides isolate Atlit2015 ecotype Zavitan chromosome 6A, WEW_v2.0, whole genome shotgun sequence encodes:
- the LOC119317894 gene encoding chaperone protein dnaJ 16-like codes for the protein MAGPKFGSFKSENKGDSAASAAGAAAQRRDPYEVLGVGRNATEQEIKSAFRRMALKYHPDKNADDPVASEKFQEATFSYNILSDPEKRRQYDSSGFEAIEADSHELELDLSSLNTVNTMFAALFSKLGVPIKTTVSATVLEEALNGSVEIAQLHLGKSVCRKVEKQSAHFYSVDITEEEAKLGLVCRVRSTAKSKFKLLYFEPEENGGLSLALQEDSGKTGKVTSAGMFFLGFPVYRFEHNNSAAAAKDPDSAFFKRLDGFQPCEVNELKEGTHYFAVYGDNFFKSATYTLEVVCVEPFSTEKEKLRSVEAKILAKRSELSKFESEYREVLAKFTEMTSRYAQEMQTIDELLNERNAIHASYTNSPTLKRSSSDSKGKTSSKGSKSDDDQSVRKEKKSKSPTTMEASVSDEEGPNKKEKKPKERLRRKRWFNIHHLKVDKRRPC